One genomic window of Halovivax cerinus includes the following:
- a CDS encoding ribonuclease H-like domain-containing protein: MRIENSFIPVRGVGEKTERKLWKAGVTHWDEFEHDVVGPTLSTRIETFIETASDRLERAQYGFFADCLPANSQWRLFENAGSDACYLDIETTGLSRHRDVVTTVSMHQGGSTETLVRGRDLTRQRLAERLADAPLLVTFNGRRFDVPFIEHAFDLDLQVPHMDLYSACRTVGLSGGLSDVERQFGIERDDPDISGRDAVRLWHEYERGDEAALETLVRYNQADTINLEPIARDVTSRLHDSVFGTVRRSGDET, encoded by the coding sequence GTGCGTATCGAGAACAGCTTCATTCCCGTGCGGGGCGTCGGGGAGAAGACCGAACGCAAACTGTGGAAGGCGGGGGTGACACACTGGGACGAGTTCGAGCACGACGTTGTCGGTCCGACGCTTTCGACTCGTATCGAGACGTTTATCGAAACTGCCAGCGATCGACTCGAACGGGCCCAGTACGGGTTCTTCGCCGACTGCCTCCCAGCAAACTCCCAGTGGCGGCTCTTCGAGAACGCAGGATCGGACGCCTGTTATCTCGACATCGAGACGACCGGATTGAGTCGCCACCGGGACGTGGTCACGACCGTATCGATGCACCAGGGCGGGTCGACCGAAACGCTCGTTCGAGGGCGCGACCTCACGCGGCAGCGACTGGCGGAGCGACTGGCCGATGCTCCCTTGCTCGTCACGTTCAACGGACGACGGTTCGACGTGCCGTTCATCGAGCACGCCTTCGACCTGGACCTCCAGGTGCCACACATGGATCTCTACTCCGCTTGCCGTACCGTCGGGTTGTCCGGTGGTCTCTCCGACGTCGAACGTCAGTTCGGAATCGAACGGGACGACCCAGATATCTCGGGCCGGGACGCCGTCCGCCTGTGGCACGAGTACGAACGCGGCGACGAGGCGGCGCTCGAGACGCTCGTCCGCTACAACCAGGCAGACACGATCAACCTGGAACCGATCGCGCGCGACGTCACGAGTCGACTCCACGACTCGGTGTTCGGGACCGTTCGACGATCGGGCGACGAGACGTGA
- a CDS encoding HalOD1 output domain-containing protein: MLASADRSRGVEEPPSIAIVTAVAEHEGVDPTALRPPEYDSLYRVCDPDALDALFASDSTTKGSVCFRFCGYEVEVTSEGTVSVVDPNVQ, encoded by the coding sequence ATGCTGGCCTCAGCGGACCGATCCCGGGGGGTAGAAGAGCCACCGAGTATCGCGATCGTCACGGCGGTCGCAGAACACGAGGGCGTCGATCCGACGGCACTCAGACCGCCTGAGTACGACTCGCTCTATCGGGTGTGTGATCCGGACGCGCTGGACGCGTTGTTTGCGTCCGATAGCACGACGAAGGGGTCGGTTTGCTTTCGCTTCTGCGGGTACGAAGTCGAGGTGACGAGCGAGGGGACCGTCTCCGTCGTCGATCCGAACGTCCAGTAG
- a CDS encoding GNAT family N-acetyltransferase, which produces MPRNDRPVIEPATPDDVDVVVECWLRLAAEQREHGSAVSVEENRQAISHLLSAHQSAGGLIVARRPGSDASSETGSIVGFATVTIETQTIAFDETRGLLSNIWVRPDHRGQGIGGELLEAAETALAERGADVCRLEVLEANERARAFYDDHGYETRRRVLERSLDGKDKSDTHSKGDR; this is translated from the coding sequence ATGCCCCGAAACGATCGGCCGGTGATTGAACCGGCGACGCCCGACGACGTGGATGTGGTCGTCGAGTGCTGGCTTCGCCTCGCCGCCGAACAGCGCGAGCACGGTTCCGCGGTCTCCGTCGAAGAGAACCGCCAGGCGATCTCTCACCTCCTCTCGGCCCACCAGTCGGCAGGCGGCCTCATCGTCGCTCGCCGGCCCGGCTCCGACGCGTCGTCGGAGACTGGATCTATCGTCGGGTTCGCGACGGTGACGATCGAAACGCAGACCATCGCCTTCGATGAGACACGGGGACTGCTCTCGAATATCTGGGTTCGGCCCGACCACCGTGGGCAGGGAATCGGTGGTGAGTTACTCGAAGCGGCCGAAACCGCCCTCGCCGAGCGAGGGGCCGACGTCTGCCGACTGGAGGTACTCGAAGCGAACGAACGCGCCCGGGCGTTTTACGACGATCACGGCTACGAAACCCGCCGCCGCGTCCTGGAACGGTCCCTGGACGGGAAAGACAAAAGCGATACACACTCAAAGGGCGACCGCTAA